In Bombus terrestris chromosome 6, iyBomTerr1.2, whole genome shotgun sequence, a single window of DNA contains:
- the LOC100651564 gene encoding PBAN-type neuropeptides isoform X3, whose translation MFDSVSLVMHFEEILRKLGQRPRNYIYIRVIIFPFSHVSLFVRVILFLIEGRDSSSSMSNDRTPSNEFGSCSDGKCIKRTSQDITSGMWFGPRLGRRRRADRKPEIDSDIETLANALDGSRWAVITIPGSDRRQATQFTPRLGRESGRKVPWTPTPRLGRQLHNIIDKSRQNFDDARF comes from the exons ATGTTTGACTCAGTCTCTCTCGTGATGCATTTTGAAGAGATATTAAGGAAGCTAGGTCAAAGACCGAGAAActacatatacatacgtgttattatttttccattttcacatGTATCGTTATTTGTACGTGTCATACTCTTTCTAATAGAAGGTAGAGATTCCTCGAGTAGCATGAGCAATGACAGAACACCGAGCAACGAGTTCGGCTCGTGCAGCGACGGCAAGTGCATCAAACGTACCTCGCAGGATATCACCAGCGGTATGTGGTTTGGCCCACGATTGGGACGACGACGCAGGGCGGACAGAAAACCGGAGATCGATTCTGACATTGAAACTCTGGCCAACGCGCTCGATGGGTCACGTTGGGCCGTCATCACGATTCcag GATCAGATAGGCGTCAAGCAACGCAGTTCACACCCCGTTTGGGAAGAGAATCAG GACGTAAAGTACCTTGGACACCAACTCCGAGGCTTGGACGTCAGTTGCACAATATAATTGATAAATCTCGACAGAACTTCGATGATGCACGCTTTTAA
- the LOC100651564 gene encoding PBAN-type neuropeptides isoform X1 has translation MFDSVSLVMHFEEILRKLGQRPRNYIYIRVIIFPFSHVSLFVRVILFLIEGRDSSSSMSNDRTPSNEFGSCSDGKCIKRTSQDITSGMWFGPRLGRRRRADRKPEIDSDIETLANALDGSRWAVITIPGSDRRQATQFTPRLGRESGEEYFSYGFPKDQEELYAEEQIFPPLFAPRLGRKVPWTPTPRLGRQLHNIIDKSRQNFDDARF, from the exons ATGTTTGACTCAGTCTCTCTCGTGATGCATTTTGAAGAGATATTAAGGAAGCTAGGTCAAAGACCGAGAAActacatatacatacgtgttattatttttccattttcacatGTATCGTTATTTGTACGTGTCATACTCTTTCTAATAGAAGGTAGAGATTCCTCGAGTAGCATGAGCAATGACAGAACACCGAGCAACGAGTTCGGCTCGTGCAGCGACGGCAAGTGCATCAAACGTACCTCGCAGGATATCACCAGCGGTATGTGGTTTGGCCCACGATTGGGACGACGACGCAGGGCGGACAGAAAACCGGAGATCGATTCTGACATTGAAACTCTGGCCAACGCGCTCGATGGGTCACGTTGGGCCGTCATCACGATTCcag GATCAGATAGGCGTCAAGCAACGCAGTTCACACCCCGTTTGGGAAGAGAATCAGGTGAGGAATATTTCTCTTACGGGTTTCCAAAGGATCAAGAAGAGTTGTACGCGGAGGAACAAATTTTCCCACCTTTGTTTGCACCACGTTTAGGACGTAAAGTACCTTGGACACCAACTCCGAGGCTTGGACGTCAGTTGCACAATATAATTGATAAATCTCGACAGAACTTCGATGATGCACGCTTTTAA